The sequence TCGCCGACGGAACCATCTTCCAAGGGATCGGCGCCGGCGCGGTCGGCGAGGCCCTGGGCGAGGTCTGCTTCAACACCGCCATGACCGGCTACCAGGAGATCCTCACCGACCCCTCCTACATGGCCCAGATCGTCGCCTTCACCTTCCCGCACGTGGGCAATGTCGGGGTCAATTTCGAGGACGTCGAACAGTTCGGCGAGGGCGCCCGCACCGCCGCCCGGGGCGCGATCTTCCGCGACCTGCCGACGCCGGAGGCCAACTGGCGGGCCGAGGCCGATTTCGACAGCTGGCTGAAGCAGCGCGGCGTGGTGGCGCTGGGTGGGATCGACACCCGCGCGCTGACCGTCGCCATCCGCGAGAAGGGCATGCCGCACGGGGTCATCGCCCATAGCCCGGAGGGCAAGTTCGACCTGGACGCCCTGGTGGCGCAGGCGCGCGCCTGGACCGGTCTTGTGGGCCTCGACCTCGCCAAGGACGCCACCTGCCTGCAGCCGTTCGAGTTCGGCGAGGGCCTGTGGCGCTGGGGCGACGGCTACGATACGGCGCCGCAGAAGAAGTACGAGGTCGTGGTCGTCGACTACGGCGT is a genomic window of Phenylobacterium montanum containing:
- the carA gene encoding glutamine-hydrolyzing carbamoyl-phosphate synthase small subunit, with amino-acid sequence MAAQLTPGATGVLALADGTIFQGIGAGAVGEALGEVCFNTAMTGYQEILTDPSYMAQIVAFTFPHVGNVGVNFEDVEQFGEGARTAARGAIFRDLPTPEANWRAEADFDSWLKQRGVVALGGIDTRALTVAIREKGMPHGVIAHSPEGKFDLDALVAQARAWTGLVGLDLAKDATCLQPFEFGEGLWRWGDGYDTAPQKKYEVVVVDYGVKRNILRSLNSIGAHVTVVPATTTAAEILARKPDGVLLSNGPGDPAATGEYAVPEIKALVDSGTPVFGICLGHQMLALALGAQTRKMEQGHHGANHPVKDLTTGKVEIVSMNHGFTVDRDSLPEAVTETHVSLFDGTNAGIAVKDKPVFGVQHHPEASPGPTDSLYVFERFAGMMDQAK